In the genome of Yarrowia lipolytica chromosome 1B, complete sequence, the window CTTGTCAAAGTGCACTAGCGAGTTGTCCTCGAGGAACTTTTTGGTGACTTTGCGCGcatccttgagctcgggcTGGCTGGGGTCGTCGTGTCGCTCGGCAGACACGTAGGAGTCGAAATTGAGAGGCATTGGAGAGTCGGGCGCGAAGgagaggaaaaaaaagggggaaaaatggaaaaaaaaattgtcAGTGCAAATGTAATGTTCAAACATGCACGACATGCATGCATGTGCATCTGATCTGCACTGGCGGTGGGTAGCGAGGCCGAAGAGAGACCAGATAATGCCATATGGAGGTCCGTTTGTAGCAAATTGGGACCGGATTGGGGTACTTGGGGTTGGATTTGGTTTACTTTGTCGAAATGCTCTAAGCTATGATGAAAGCGGGTTCGGAGGGTTGGTCTAGTCAAGCAACTGTTCGGGATCGTTTCTAGACACGCAACTGTTCGGGATCGTTTCTAGAACGTTCCAAAAGGGATATAGACAAACGGTGTAGACGGATTGTCTATATTCTTGTTGGCAGCTTCAAAACGAATCTATCACCATCgcttctccatctctgtAGCGTTTTCTGTACAGACCCTTTCGTCCCTCCCACAATCTTTCACAACAAATTTAGTTACAGTAAATAAATAACCCTACACAATGGTGCCTGACAACTTACATCACCATGACTCTGACGGCAGCTACAGACAAAGAAACGGGCCCGGCGGTGGTCGTTCAGGACGGCCGGCTGTTGCTCTCGGATGTCACCACCGCGATTACGGCTCCCTCAGACATTCTGGTCAAGGTGGATCACTCGGCTCAGAACCCGGTTGACGTGAAACTGTTCGATTCCGGAGCTCTGCCTGGAGGAGCACAAACAGGCATCGACTTCACCGGCATCGTTTACGAGATTGGCGACAGCGTCCGGGATCGCGAGCTGGTTGGCAAACGAATAGCAGGAGTGGTGAAGAAGGGTCATGGCAGCTTTTCGGACTGGACTATTGCTGTTGACGGGTACTATTTCGACATTCCGGCCAACGTGCGACCCGACGAGGCGTCCACGTTGGGCGTGGGGTGCATCACCGCGGTTCTGGGCTTGTTCTTGAAGCTCAACCTCGTGTTTCGGGACTCGGGACCGAACGACACTGACAACTTGTCTTCTAAGCGCTCAGGAGCATGTAGAGGAAAGGCGCCGATTGTGCTCGTGTGGGGCGGGAACACGTCTGTGGGAAGATATACTATCCAACTGGCTACTCTGGCTGGCTACGATGTCATCACAACCTCTTCCATGAGCCCAGCAAAGGAGCTGCGAAGTCTGGGGGCCAAACGGACGTACTTTTATCAGGAGACCGACGTCATCAACCAGATTCGCGACGAAAATGGCGAATTGGAGCTCATTTTCGACTGCATTGGGTCCAAGGAGACGGAGCAACAGTGCattgaagctgctggagacggCCAGACGCAATATACGACCGTCAGGGCCAGTTGCACTGGCGAGGGGTTCC includes:
- a CDS encoding uncharacterized protein (Compare to YALI0B08404g, weakly similar to uniprot|Q9P7F4 Schizosaccharomyces pombe Putative dehydrogenase), with amino-acid sequence MTLTAATDKETGPAVVVQDGRLLLSDVTTAITAPSDILVKVDHSAQNPVDVKLFDSGALPGGAQTGIDFTGIVYEIGDSVRDRELVGKRIAGVVKKGHGSFSDWTIAVDGYYFDIPANVRPDEASTLGVGCITAVLGLFLKLNLVFRDSGPNDTDNLSSKRSGACRGKAPIVLVWGGNTSVGRYTIQLATLAGYDVITTSSMSPAKELRSLGAKRTYFYQETDVINQIRDENGELELIFDCIGSKETEQQCIEAAGDGQTQYTTVRASCTGEGFPKNMSVSSINAFDIYKPGSPDLEVCQEYAPKVGEWLREGKLVPNVTLILGGLDQVAEGFQLYRDGILAGQKLVYENERTRKSQIGKILGGDVVEL